A segment of the Terribacillus aidingensis genome:
AAGAATTGGCTGAGGAATTTATCAATTATCAGCTGAGTACAGAAGTACAAGAAAAGACAGCAAAAGCGAAGGTAGACTCTCCGGTTAATACAGAAGTGGTACTTTCCGATGAAGAGCAGGAAGGTGTTACGTACGGTGAAGATGTCATCGAGGAACTACATGTCCTGCCAGCAGACTTCCTAGTCGAGAACTCTAAGGGATGGATCGATCGCTGGAATAAAGAAGTGACCAAGTGAGGGGGAGCATGATGAAGAAAGTCATATTGGATGTAGATACTGGTATTGATGATGCAATTGGAATCATGCTTGCTGTGAAAAGCGAGGCGCTAGATGTCGTTGGTATCACGACAGTCAGCGGCAATGTCTCTTTGGAAACCGCTACGACTAACACAGCCAAGATACTCGATTTGCTTGAAGATGATAAGACTCCTATATTCTCGGGGGCTGCCAAACCGCTGACCCGGAAACCTCATTTCGAGCATCGTGTACATGGAGAAGACGGTATTGGAGGCGCACTGAAAGGTGTTGCTACGCACCGTAAGATACAAGAACAATCTGCAGCTGATTTTATACAAAACCAAGTCATGGCCGCACCAGGCGACATCACATTGATCATGACAGGTCCACTGACTAATCTGGCTGAGGCCGTACAGCAGTATCCTGAAATTGTATCGGCAGTCAAAGAAGTCATCTTTATGGGTGGTGTCGTGAAAGGGGTTGGCAATGTAACGCCGGTGGCGGAGTATAACATGTTCGCTGACCCAGAAGCTGCATCCATTGTTTTCGAAGCAGGGTTCCAGTCCTTAACACAAGTCGGACTGGACGTTACGAGAAGTGCTTTGCTGAAGGATGAACATATTGATTTAATACAGAACCCAGTATTACAGGATTATGTTCGGACAAGCACTGCGACATACCGCAATAGCTATTTTGAGCGGAATGGCGTATGGGCTTGTGCAATGCATGACCCGCTAGCCGTTGCGATTGCGATAGATTCCGAGCTGGTAAAAACAGAATGGCTGCACGTTACGATGGAGACAAACAGTACCTACTGTGACGGTCAGACTGTCTGCGATTTCCAGAACCGTCTAGGACATCCGGCGAATATGCATGTTTGTCTAGAGCTAGATGAAGCTCGTTTCTTCGACCTCTTTCTCAAGCTGTTGAACGCTTAGACAAAAGAACGGGAGTTAATCATTATGCGAAATTATTATAAGTATCTCCTGATCTTGCCGGGGGTTCTATTTCTAACAATTTTCATGCTCGTCCCAATCGGCATGACAATCATTTCGACCTTCTTTCCAAATGAAGCAGCAGCTGATACAAGCAATTACGCCAGTCTTTTCCGGGATTCATACTTTTTGGAGATTCTATGGACAACACTGCGGGTAAGCCTTTTGACTACTATCCTTTGTATGGTGATTGGTTTCCCGGCTGCGTATTTTATTGCAAGATTGTCTGCGAAAATGAAGGCAGTCCTGTTGATTTTGACTATATTCCCGCTGCTGACGAGTCCTGTTGTGCGTTCCTTCAGCTGGATGGTCATCATTGGCCGCAATGGGCTGGTCAATGAAGCATTAATGGGAATTGGCATTATACAGGAACCTTTGGAAATTCTGTATACGCCAACTGCCGTCATCATCGGGCTTGTCCACCTCTTCCTGCCATTGACCATCATTACATTGGTTGGTGTTATGGAAAGTATTGAGTCAGATTTGCTGACGGCAGCTGCGAGCCTTGGTGCTAGCCGATTTGGAGTGTTTACGAAGGTAGTCCTGCCGCTTTGCGTACCTGGTTTAGTAATTGGTGCTATTTTGGTTTTCGTCGGCAGTTTTACCGCGTATACGACGCCTGCTTTGCTAGGAGGTCAGCAGCGTGTCCTTTCGACGCTGCTCTATCAAAATGCTAATACATTAAATGACTGGCATATGGCCAGTATTCTAGCTGCCATCATGATTGTTGTGACGCTCATTGTTATCACATGCATGAATTTACTGGCAAATAGATTGAATCCGAGGAGGTAGACGATGCGGGAAAAAAATATAGGACTTGGTATATTCACGTTTCTAGTATTCGTTTTCTTGCTGGGGCCATTGGTGATTATTTCTGTCACTTCTTTTGAACAGGGGACAGTACTTCGGTTTCCGCCAGAATCCTTCTCGCTCGATTGGTATAAAAATATATTCGAGGTGAGCGGTTTTCTGGAAACGTTCAAGGTTTCCATCTATCTCTCCTTGGCTGGCAACCTGCTTGCGCTGTTGATTGGCATACCAGCAGCTTATGCCTTGAATCGATTCGATTTTAAAGGGAAGGCGCTTTTGGAAGGTATATTCGTATCCCCGATCATCATTCCGGGTATCGTGCTAGGTTTTACGTTCCTGCGCTTTTTCATAACATACTATCAGCTTCCGATCTATGCAGGTCTGTTTATCGGGCATACTGTCATTATGCTGCCCTTCATTATCCGTGTCGTCTCTTCAAGCCTAGCTAACTTTGATTTTTCCATCGAAGAGGCGGCAGTCAGTTTAGGGGCAAGCAGAATCGGTACTTTCTTCAAAGTAGTTCTGCCGAATATCAAATCCGGTATCATAGCCGGAGTTCTGATCGCATTCCTGGAATCATTCAATAATGTGGACATTTCGGTCTTCATGACTGGACCTGGCGTAAGCACACTGCCAATTGAAATGCTCACGTATGTGCAGAATTACTTCGATCCGACCATCGCTGCTTTATCCGTTGTATTGATGATCATCACAGCTTTATTCATGTTCTTTGTCGAACGGTTGCTTGGCTTATCTTATTTCACGAAACGGTAATTAGGAGGCTATATCATGTCTTTGTTTACGCTGCAGGACGTCGCGGTTGCTTATCAGAAACAATCTATTCTTCAAGACTTCAATTTGTCTATCGGAGAAGGGGAACTCGTTTCCCTTCTTGGTCCAAGTGGTTGCGGGAAGACGACCACGCTTCGATTGATTGCTGGATTCCTGCAATCAAAACAAGGTAAATTCTTGTTCCGCGAGAAGGATTATACGAAAGTTCCGGTAAACAAACGCAATTTCGGCTTTGTTTTTCAAAATTATGCTTTGTTCCCGCATATGACGGTATTCGATAATGTTGCGTTCGGCTTGCGTCAGCGAAAAGTATCGAAAGCGTCGATCAAGGATAGAGTGCTGCGGGTGCTTGATATTGTCAGTTTGAAAGGTTTCGAAGAACGCTTTCCAGCTGCATTGTCAGGCGGACAGAAGCAGCGTGTCGCAATTGCCAGAGCGTTAGTCATTGAGCCGGATCTCCTGTTATTCGATGAACCTTTAAGCAACTTGGATGCCAACCTGCGTGTGAATATGCGCGTGGAGATCAGAAGGATACAGCAAGAGCTTGGCATTACGACAGTATACGTCTCGCATGACCAGGAAGAGTGCTTTTCCATTTCGGACAAGGTAGCCATCATGAATAAAGGGATCATTGAACAGTTAAGTGATCCTGCTACTATCTACAGACAGCCGAAGACGAAATTTGTCGCGGACTTCATCGGATTCAAGAACTTCATCCAATTCGACAGCCGACGTCAGGAGGCAGATGAAATCGCTGCAACTGTACAAGGAATAACTTTAACTGTTCAGCAGCAGGACAATGCCGCTGGATTGGTAGGAGCAATCAGACCGGATGATCTGCGTCTGTATCCAGTGGATGCAGCACCAATGTCGGTGGAGAATGCTGTACAAGGGAAAGTACTGATCAGCACGTATCTAGGCCGCAGTTATCAATATGAAGTGCAAACGAGTATTGGGCAGTTCACCGTAAATGATGATGCTGCAGCAGCACCACTGGCAAATGGCCAGGACGTTATACTCGAGATTCCAAAGAAACAAATCGTGCTCGTCGATTAGGAGGTGTACCATGCTTGTTGATTTACTGATCCGTAACGTGCGGGTATTTAACAGCTATCGAAAGAAATTCATCGATGCCGATGTTGCTATGCTGGATGGGAAATTCCTTTATATCGGTAAAAAAGATACCGATAAACTGGAGCCAGAAAATGTGATAGATGGAGCAGGAAGGTACATGGTACCAGGTTTGATTGATATTCATTTGCATATTGAGAGTACGATGATCACGCCCTCATCCTTCTCTTATGGCATCATTCAAAACGGCGTGACGACTATTGTGCCTGAACCCCACGAGATGGCAAATGTTTTCGGAGTAGACGGTGTGAAAAGCATGATGGAGGCAAGTGCGGATTGCGCGGTGGACATGTTTTATGCTATTCCAAGCTCCGTGCCGGCCACATCGATGGAGACGACAGGCGGAGAGATTGATATCCATGATATCGATGCGCTGATGCTGTCAGGTAATATACAATGCCTTGGTGAGATTATGAACTATTATGATGTTATATCAGCTCCTGATAGTAAGACGAATCGTATCCTGGAGCATGTAAGACAAGCATATCCCCAGTTAATTATTGAAGGTCATGTACCAAAGATTTTGAATCTTGAACTGCAGCGAATGATTTATGCCGGTGTCGATTCCGATCATACGCATCAGACAGTAGAAGGCATGGAGCAGCGAATCAATGCAGGAATGTTTGTAGAATTGCAGGAAAAATCTATGACGCAGGAAATCATAGATTACGTAATTGAAAACGATGTAAGTGAACATTTCTGCTTTGTAACGGATGACGTCATGGCAGATAAATTGCTGGAAGAAGGGCACCTGAACCAGCTTGTCCAAAAGGCTATAGTTATGGGGATGAAGCCGGAGCAGGCAATATATGCAGCTACTGCTGCACCTGCAAAACGAATGCAGATGAAGGACCGAGGTATAATAGCTCCTGGGAAGATAGCTGATTTCATCTTGCTTGATGATTTACATACTTTCTCCATCCAAGAAGTTTTCAAGCGCGGACAACAAGTTTACGATAAGGACGCTGTAAAGGAGCAAATCGTTCTTGAACCACAATTTCCTCCATTCTACTATGAGAGCATTAAGCTGAATGAACTGAGGCATGACGATTTTCTTCTATTGAATGAAACTGACGAAAGTGATGCTCAGTACCGTGTTATGGAAATAAAAGATGGTTCGACATTCACGACAGAACGGCATGTTCGTTTGGCTATTGAATCTGGACAGGTGCAATGGCAGGAAGCAGGACTTGCGCTTGTCATGACTGCGGAAAGATATGGGAAGAACGGTAATCGTGCCTTTGGTCTGTTAACAGGGGATATGCTGAAAGAGGGGGCGATTGCCACTACATATTCGCATGATAACCATAACTTGCTTGTTATCGGTCGTGATATAGATGATATGGTCCTCGCGGCAAATGAAGTGATTCGTCATCAAGGCGGCATCTGCTGTGTGAAGGATGGTCAAGTTCTATCTATGGTGCAATTGCCTGTTGGGGGTATTCTGTCGGAAGCACCATTGAAGGAAGTGGCAGCACAAGTTTCTGACCTGACAAAGTCTATTAAATCACTCGGTTACAAGCATTATAATGTTCTTATGTCGATCAGTACCCTCTCGCTGCCGGTAAGTCCTGCATTGAAATTGACGGATCAAGGCTATATCAGGGTGAACGAGGGACATATCGTACCTTTGGGAGTTTAGAAGGAGTCTGCATCGGCAGACTCCTTTTTTACGTGCTCAAGATAGAAGCGCTTCGGCGGTTCCGTTATAATAAAGGCAAATGAGAAAGATGAAGGAGAATCGCATGCCAGGTATGAACAAAGCATTATATGACTATATCATGGACAACGCCTCACATATAACAGATCGATGGGCCGCATTATTATATGACTACAAAGATTCGATCTATGCAGATGATGCTGGAAAAGAGATGCGTGCGAAATTAAGAAAACAGCACCGAATGACAATCGTCACCGTTGCCAGTGCACTTTTGGAGGACGAAGAGCAATATAGTCAGAATCTCAAAATATGGGTAGAAAAAGTGGCGAATAGCCGAGTTAAGACCAATACACCAATTCATGAAGTGCTGCAGGCAGTAGGGAAATCAGGAACGGTCATTTGGGAATTTATCGAGTCATTTACAGAAGAGCACAAAGAGGATGTCACGCCTGCGATGGTCATCCGGTGGTCGAAGAATCTTCATCGTGCTCTAGATGAAGTCATCAATAAATTCACAAAGTTCTATTAT
Coding sequences within it:
- a CDS encoding nucleoside hydrolase; its protein translation is MKKVILDVDTGIDDAIGIMLAVKSEALDVVGITTVSGNVSLETATTNTAKILDLLEDDKTPIFSGAAKPLTRKPHFEHRVHGEDGIGGALKGVATHRKIQEQSAADFIQNQVMAAPGDITLIMTGPLTNLAEAVQQYPEIVSAVKEVIFMGGVVKGVGNVTPVAEYNMFADPEAASIVFEAGFQSLTQVGLDVTRSALLKDEHIDLIQNPVLQDYVRTSTATYRNSYFERNGVWACAMHDPLAVAIAIDSELVKTEWLHVTMETNSTYCDGQTVCDFQNRLGHPANMHVCLELDEARFFDLFLKLLNA
- a CDS encoding ABC transporter permease, with protein sequence MRNYYKYLLILPGVLFLTIFMLVPIGMTIISTFFPNEAAADTSNYASLFRDSYFLEILWTTLRVSLLTTILCMVIGFPAAYFIARLSAKMKAVLLILTIFPLLTSPVVRSFSWMVIIGRNGLVNEALMGIGIIQEPLEILYTPTAVIIGLVHLFLPLTIITLVGVMESIESDLLTAAASLGASRFGVFTKVVLPLCVPGLVIGAILVFVGSFTAYTTPALLGGQQRVLSTLLYQNANTLNDWHMASILAAIMIVVTLIVITCMNLLANRLNPRR
- a CDS encoding ABC transporter permease, whose protein sequence is MREKNIGLGIFTFLVFVFLLGPLVIISVTSFEQGTVLRFPPESFSLDWYKNIFEVSGFLETFKVSIYLSLAGNLLALLIGIPAAYALNRFDFKGKALLEGIFVSPIIIPGIVLGFTFLRFFITYYQLPIYAGLFIGHTVIMLPFIIRVVSSSLANFDFSIEEAAVSLGASRIGTFFKVVLPNIKSGIIAGVLIAFLESFNNVDISVFMTGPGVSTLPIEMLTYVQNYFDPTIAALSVVLMIITALFMFFVERLLGLSYFTKR
- a CDS encoding ABC transporter ATP-binding protein is translated as MSLFTLQDVAVAYQKQSILQDFNLSIGEGELVSLLGPSGCGKTTTLRLIAGFLQSKQGKFLFREKDYTKVPVNKRNFGFVFQNYALFPHMTVFDNVAFGLRQRKVSKASIKDRVLRVLDIVSLKGFEERFPAALSGGQKQRVAIARALVIEPDLLLFDEPLSNLDANLRVNMRVEIRRIQQELGITTVYVSHDQEECFSISDKVAIMNKGIIEQLSDPATIYRQPKTKFVADFIGFKNFIQFDSRRQEADEIAATVQGITLTVQQQDNAAGLVGAIRPDDLRLYPVDAAPMSVENAVQGKVLISTYLGRSYQYEVQTSIGQFTVNDDAAAAPLANGQDVILEIPKKQIVLVD
- a CDS encoding adenine deaminase C-terminal domain-containing protein, with protein sequence MLVDLLIRNVRVFNSYRKKFIDADVAMLDGKFLYIGKKDTDKLEPENVIDGAGRYMVPGLIDIHLHIESTMITPSSFSYGIIQNGVTTIVPEPHEMANVFGVDGVKSMMEASADCAVDMFYAIPSSVPATSMETTGGEIDIHDIDALMLSGNIQCLGEIMNYYDVISAPDSKTNRILEHVRQAYPQLIIEGHVPKILNLELQRMIYAGVDSDHTHQTVEGMEQRINAGMFVELQEKSMTQEIIDYVIENDVSEHFCFVTDDVMADKLLEEGHLNQLVQKAIVMGMKPEQAIYAATAAPAKRMQMKDRGIIAPGKIADFILLDDLHTFSIQEVFKRGQQVYDKDAVKEQIVLEPQFPPFYYESIKLNELRHDDFLLLNETDESDAQYRVMEIKDGSTFTTERHVRLAIESGQVQWQEAGLALVMTAERYGKNGNRAFGLLTGDMLKEGAIATTYSHDNHNLLVIGRDIDDMVLAANEVIRHQGGICCVKDGQVLSMVQLPVGGILSEAPLKEVAAQVSDLTKSIKSLGYKHYNVLMSISTLSLPVSPALKLTDQGYIRVNEGHIVPLGV
- a CDS encoding STAS domain-containing protein; its protein translation is MPGMNKALYDYIMDNASHITDRWAALLYDYKDSIYADDAGKEMRAKLRKQHRMTIVTVASALLEDEEQYSQNLKIWVEKVANSRVKTNTPIHEVLQAVGKSGTVIWEFIESFTEEHKEDVTPAMVIRWSKNLHRALDEVINKFTKFYYELIDRKIRSQREVIHKTSSPVIPIMKGIGVFPLVGEISERRAELIVEHMPQACKEKGIETLFIDMSGASFTEALVREKLRQMVQILQMLGINCAISGVRPDLAQTLGGDRQEGDMLFYNSLQQALSHYGLTRS